In Blautia wexlerae DSM 19850, a single window of DNA contains:
- a CDS encoding MATE family efflux transporter: MNNTFMKKKPILPLLASMAMPMVLSMLVNSLYNIVDSFFVAKISEQAMTALSLVFPVQNFINAVAIGFGVGINAQISFQLGAKNIKNANIAATHGMLFNIIHGIIFTVICIPFMPVFLSMFTKEQEVISSGVQYSTIAFAFSTVIMISLSFEKIFQAVGRMKLTMISLMIGCISNIILDPLLIFGVGIFPEMGIRGAALATGLGQVFTVIVYLIAYKKCSIPVEISRKYLELNRNLDGKLYMVGIPAILNIALPSVLISFLNQILSAFSGSYVVVLGIYYKLQTFLYLPASGIVQGMRPLIGYNYGAGEIKRVKKLFGISVLLNGMIMLAGTIICFTASETLMGMFTENPETVRFGTAALQIISIGFIPSAISVTASGALEGLSKGAQSLVISLLRYIIVIIPAAYLLCYFAGADAVWNAFWICEFITAVVVGIGIKYYWNRLLQ, translated from the coding sequence ATGAACAATACTTTTATGAAGAAAAAACCGATTCTGCCGCTTCTGGCATCTATGGCAATGCCTATGGTACTGTCTATGCTGGTGAATTCACTGTACAACATCGTAGACAGCTTTTTTGTGGCAAAGATCAGTGAGCAGGCGATGACAGCTCTGTCTCTGGTATTTCCTGTACAGAACTTTATTAATGCAGTTGCCATTGGTTTCGGTGTGGGAATCAATGCACAGATTTCTTTTCAACTGGGAGCAAAAAATATTAAAAATGCGAATATAGCAGCTACCCATGGTATGCTCTTTAATATTATCCATGGAATTATTTTTACAGTAATCTGTATTCCGTTTATGCCTGTATTTCTCAGTATGTTTACAAAAGAGCAGGAAGTGATCTCATCTGGTGTGCAGTATTCAACCATTGCATTTGCATTTTCCACAGTGATCATGATCAGCCTGTCCTTCGAAAAGATTTTTCAGGCTGTGGGCAGAATGAAACTGACAATGATCAGCCTGATGATCGGTTGTATTTCCAATATTATCCTGGATCCGCTGCTGATTTTCGGAGTGGGGATTTTTCCGGAAATGGGGATCAGAGGTGCAGCACTGGCAACTGGTCTTGGCCAGGTATTTACAGTTATTGTATATCTGATCGCATATAAGAAGTGTAGTATTCCGGTGGAGATCAGCAGGAAATATCTGGAACTTAACAGGAACCTGGACGGGAAGCTGTATATGGTAGGGATTCCCGCAATCCTGAATATTGCCCTGCCGTCAGTTCTGATCTCTTTCCTGAATCAGATATTATCGGCTTTTTCCGGAAGCTATGTAGTGGTTCTGGGAATCTATTATAAGCTTCAGACTTTTTTGTATCTGCCTGCAAGCGGCATTGTCCAGGGAATGCGCCCGTTGATAGGATATAATTACGGAGCAGGAGAAATAAAGAGGGTAAAGAAACTTTTTGGGATTTCTGTGCTTCTGAATGGTATGATCATGCTGGCAGGAACGATCATCTGCTTTACAGCATCAGAGACATTGATGGGAATGTTTACTGAGAACCCGGAAACTGTAAGATTTGGCACTGCAGCATTACAGATTATCAGTATCGGGTTTATCCCATCTGCCATCTCTGTTACAGCTTCCGGTGCATTAGAAGGACTGAGCAAAGGTGCTCAGTCCCTGGTGATTTCGTTATTAAGATATATTATAGTGATCATTCCGGCAGCTTATCTGCTGTGCTATTTTGCCGGGGCAGATGCTGTGTGGAATGCGTTCTGGATCTGTGAATTTATAACAGCAGTGGTAGTAGGTATCGGGATAAAGTATTACTGGAACCGTCTGCTGCAGTAG